The following coding sequences lie in one Lacerta agilis isolate rLacAgi1 chromosome 4, rLacAgi1.pri, whole genome shotgun sequence genomic window:
- the LOC117045810 gene encoding organic solute transporter subunit alpha-like, with amino-acid sequence MEEAGNNGTLDPVCSANERPHSQVILESLDLTGILLFAILTLMTLTADLVFVEEVFYIYRKIPPSKRSIFIWINAAAPVIATTSCIGMWIPRSTMFTDFTAAVFFAIVIHKFLLMMIKECGGQKLFLRHFENDHFKISTGPCCCCCLCLPHIRINRQTLFLLKLGTFQFAFLRPVLMFLSIVLWTNGNYSPSDLSPNGAAIWINCFIGVLTIIALWPIGIMFQRVRTLLNCKKIIPKFALYQFALILSQLQATIINILAMQGVIACVPPLSSSARGAYMDQQLLIMEMFLITLISRVVYRKRNDDLELPVVSDQETKGNKQDSRISVEGNIF; translated from the exons ATGGAAGAAGCGGGAAATAATGGGACATTGGATCCTGTCTGTTCTGCAAATGAACGTCCACACTCCCAAGTAATATTAGAAA GCCTTGATTTGACAGGAATATTGCTCTTTGCTATCCTGACTTTAATGACACTGACTGCTGACCTGGTGTTTGTGGAGGAAGTCTTCTATATCTACCGCAAAATCCCACCCTCCAAAAGATCCATTTTTATTTGGATAAATGCAGCTGCTCCa GTGATTGCCACTACATCATGTATTGGGATGTGGATTCCTCGTTCAACAATGTTTACAGATTTTACTGCAGCAGT ATTTTTTGCTATCGTCATCCACAAGTTCCTGCTCATGATGATTAAAGAATGTGGGGGTCAAAAACTATTCCTCAGGCACTTCGAGAACGACCACTTCAAGATAAGCACaggcccttgctgctgctgctgcctttgccTCCCACATATACGCATCAATAG GCAAACACTATTTTTACTGAAGCTGGGGACTTTCCAGTTTGCATTCCTCCGCCCCGTGCTAATGTTTCTATCAATAGTACTTTGGACCAATGGAAACTACAGTCCCTCTGAT TTATCTCCCAACGGAGCTGCCATATGGATTAACTGCTTCATAGGTGTCCTTACTATCATTGCCCTGTGGCCAATCGGAATCATGTTTCAACGAGTCCGCACTCTCCTTAACTGCAAGAAGATTATCCCTAAATTTGCACTTTATCAG TTTGCCCTCATTTTGAGTCAGCTCCAGGCAACCATCATCAACATATTGGCTATGCAAGGGGTAATTGCTTGTGTGCCTCCACTTTCTTCTTCAGCAAGAGGAGCAT ATATGGACCAACAGCTGCTCATTATGGAAATGTTTCTCATAACTCTGATCTCACGAGTCGTCTACAGGAAAAGAAACGATGACCTGGAGCTTCCAGTGGTTTCAGACCAGGAAACTAAGGGAAACAAACAGGACAGCAGGATCAGTGTGGAgggcaacattttttaa